From Juglans regia cultivar Chandler chromosome 8, Walnut 2.0, whole genome shotgun sequence, the proteins below share one genomic window:
- the LOC109000473 gene encoding uncharacterized protein LOC109000473: MDDSCAVCAESLEWVAYGPCGHREVCSTCVARLRFICEDLTCCICKTHSDVVFVTKALGDYTRMINDFSVLPSQVREGKVGSYWYHEDTQAFFDDMDHYKMIKAMCRLSCSVCDKMEGQPNDGSRRRANFRNIEQLKGHLFHQHKLLMCSLCLEGRKIFICEQKLYTRAQLKQHISTGDSEVDGSESERGGFTGHPMCEFCRSPFYGENELYSHMSTEHYTCHICQRQHPGHYEYYKNYDDLEIHFRQEHFLCEDEACLAKKFIVFPSEEALKRHNALEHGGRMSRSKRNAALQIPTSFRYRRNNEQDRRRGRGRALQFDSSESQLSMAIEASLETANADRTSHDPSSSSSLQVAPDPVDASDIDAIVHPFESLATTDSESSVRYLQALGSSRNASLEESSFPPLPKAPKSRRQKPKPGSEDFPSNSMAAHLRRQRNVSVLNSAQAWPAASRRSLPLASASTQSRPTTNTAPIPSGSSGQSNTATSNGLATSSYASLAQARPTHTLLSVGSRDSGNTDRISHSASAPDLVEHGSVEPSISDFPPVSAAQRPKLSMSSQASLNVENVQTANRSLVEKIRATLEFDEDKYTYFKDISGQYRQGTIDTGSYLDYVRQFGLSHLVLELARLCPDTRKQKELVDTYNASLQSNVPQANGWGTGNAHLKDSKGSKKGKGKSVAVEDSNSKDRLANSILGTVKQLQSTFKPSEEEAEVLSKDGYRASKGKSKVSMDDQRVELNTGSQPLMKALGQNNSQSAGSISDQNVGDGGGGSKQRKKTPKFLRARLGDGFVALLDPKNKDTDSNSEAMNESSDATGGLPVRGVWRNGGGHKLFP; encoded by the exons ATGGACGATAGCTGTGCGGTGTGCGCCGAATCTCTCGAATGGGTGGCCTACGGGCCCTGTGGGCATCGGGAGGTCTGCTCCACCTGCGTCGCTCGGCTCCGCTTCATCTGCGAGGATCTCACTTGTTGCATCTGCAAGACCCATTCCGATGTTGTTTTCGTCACCAAG GCCTTAGGAGATTATACAAGGATGATTAATGACTTTTCAGTTTTACCATCCCAAGTAAGAGAGGGGAAAGTGGGATCATACTGGTACCACGAGGATACACAAGCATTTTTTGATGACATGGACCACTACAAGATGATCAAGGCAATGTGCAGGCTTTCATGTAGTGTATGTGATAAGATGGAGGGGCAACCAAATGATGGCTCAAGGCGCCGGGCGAATTTTAGGAACATTGAGCAGTTGAAGGGTCACTTATTCCATCAACACAAGTTGCTTATGTGCAGTCTTTGTTTGGAAGGAAGGAAG ATATTTATTTGTGAGCAAAAGCTCTATACTAGAGCTCAATTGAAGCAGCATATAAGCACAGGGGACTCTGAGGTGGATGGAAGTGAGAGTGAAAGAGGTGGTTTTACAGGGCATCCTATGTGTGAATTTTGCAGAAGCCCATTCTATGGGGAAAATGAACTGTACTCACACATGTCTACAGAACATTACACCTGTCATATATGCcaaag GCAGCATCCAGGACACTATGAGTATTATAAGAATTATGATGACCTAGAG ATCCACTTCCGTCAAGAGCATTTCTTGTGTGAAGACGAGGCCTGTCTTGCCAAGAAGTTTATTGTCTTTCCATCCGAAGAAGCCTTGAAG AGACATAATGCTCTTGAGCATGGAGGACGAATGTCACGTTCGAAACGTAATGCTGCTCTACAG ATACCAACTAGCTTTCGATATCGACGAAATAATGAACAAGATCGCCGTCGTGGAAGAGGACGTGCGCTTCAATTCGATTCTTCTGAAAGTCAGCTTTCTATGGCCATTGAAGCAAGTTTGGAGACTGCTAATGCAGATCGTACATCTCACgatccatcatcatcatccagtTTGCAAGTTGCTCCAGATCCTGTAGATGCAAGTGATATTGATGCAATCGTTCACCCATTTGAATCATTAGCTACAACAGATTCTGAATCATCTGTGAGATACCTTCAAGCCTTGGGAAGCTCAAGGAATGCTTCTTTGGAAGAATCTTCCTTTCCTCCCCTCCCCAAGGCACCCAAAAGCAGGCGGCAAAAACCAAAACCAGGCTCAGAAGATTTTCCTAGTAACTCTATGGCAGCACATCTTCGCCGCCAAAGAAATGTGAGTGTTCTTAATTCAGCTCAGGCATGGCCAGCTGCAAGTCGCAGGTCTCTGCCCCTTGCAAGTGCTTCAACCCAATCTAGACCTACAACAAATACAGCACCTATACCATCAGGTAGTTCTGGGCAGTCTAATACGGCCACTAGCAACGGGCTAGCAACATCTAGTTATGCAAGTTTGGCTCAAGCTCGGCCAACTCATACACTTCTATCAGTTGGCTCAAGGGACTCGGGTAACACTGATAGGATCAGCCACTCTGCATCAGCCCCAGATCTTGTGGAGCATGGGTCTGTAGAACCTTCAATTTCGGATTTCCCTCCAGTTTCTGCAGCACAAAGGCCCAAGTTGTCCATGAGTAGCCAGGCTTCGTTAAATGTGGAGAATGTTCAGACTGCAAACCGGTCTTTGGTAGAAAAGATCCGTGCTACCCTTGAATTTGATGAAGACAAATACACATACTTTAAAGACATATCTGGACAGTATCGCCAGGGTACAATTGACACAGGAAGTTATCTGGATTATGTGCGGCAGTTTGGCCTGTCACATCTTGTTCTGGAGTTGGCCCGTCTCTGTCCTGATACACGGAAACAGAAAGAGCTTGTTGACACCTATAATGCTAGTTTGCAAAGCAATGTTCCACAAGCTAATGGTTGGGGAACCGGCAATGCCCACCTAAAAGACAGCAAAGGGTCTAAGAAAGGTAAAGGGAAGTCCGTGGCTGTTGAAGACAGTAATTCAAAGGATAGATTAGCAAATAGCATTTTGGGCACTGTAAAGCAATTGCAATCGACGTTCAAGCCCTCAGAAGAAGAGGCAGAGGTGTTATCTAAGGATGGTTACCGTGCTTCCAAAGGCAAATCAAAGGTTTCAATGGATGACCAGCGTGTGGAGCTAAATACTGGTAGTCAACCCTTAATGAAGGCGCTGGGTCAGAATAATTCCCAATCAGCTGGTAGTATATCTGATCAGAATGTAGGGGACGGTGGTGGAGGGAGTAAGCAACGAAAGAAAACCCCAAAGTTCCTCAGAGCTCGATTGGGCGATGGATTCGTGGCACTTTTGGATCCCAAAAATAAAGATACTGACTCAAATTCAGAAGCAATGAATGAAAGTTCAGATGCCACTGGTGGGTTGCCTGTGCGTGGTGTTTGGCGAAATGGAGGCGGCCATAAGCTCTTCCCTTAG
- the LOC109000474 gene encoding S-adenosylmethionine synthase 1, whose amino-acid sequence METFLFTSESVNEGHPDKLCDQISDAVLDACLAQDPDSKVACETCTKTNMVMVFGEITTKANVDYEKIVRDTCRAIGFVSDDVGLDADNCKVLVNIEQQSPDIAQGVHGHFTKRPEEIGAGDQGHMFGYATDETPEYMPLSHVLATKLGARLTEVRKNGTCPWLRPDGKTQVTVEYYNDNGAMVPVRVHTVLISTQHDETVTNDEIAADLKKHVIKPVIPEKYLDEKTIFHLNPSGRFVIGGPHGDAGLTGRKIIIDTYGGWGAHGGGAFSGKDPTKVDRSGAYIVRQAAKSIVANGLARRCLVQVSYAIGVPEPLSVFVDTYGTGKIPDKEILKLVKETFDFRPGMITINLDLKRGGNGRFLKTAAYGHFGRDDSDFTWEVVKPLKWEKPQS is encoded by the coding sequence ATGGAGACCTTCCTATTCACCTCTGAATCCGTCAACGAGGGTCACCCCGACAAGCTGTGCGACCAGATCTCTGATGCGGTGCTCGACGCCTGTCTTGCTCAGGACCCTGACAGCAAGGTTGCCTGTGAGACATGCACCAAGACCAACATGGTCATGGTCTTTGGAGAGATCACTACCAAGGCCAACGTAGACTATGAGAAGATTGTCCGTGATACATGCCGAGCTATTGGATTTGTTTCTGATGATGTCGGTCTCGATGCCGACAACTGCAAGGTCCTGGTCAACATTGAGCAGCAGAGCCCTGATATTGCCCAGGGCGTCCACGGCCACTTCACCAAGCGCCCTGAGGAGATTGGTGCTGGTGACCAGGGACACATGTTCGGTTATGCCACAGATGAGACCCCTGAATATATGCCTCTTAGCCACGTCCTTGCAACCAAGCTTGGAGCTCGCCTCACTGAAGTCAGGAAGAATGGCACCTGCCCCTGGTTGAGACCAGATGGTAAGACCCAAGTGACTGTTGAGTACTACAATGACAATGGTGCCATGGTTCCAGTCCGTGTTCACACTGTTCTCATCTCCACTCAACATGATGAGACTGTCACAAACGATGAGATTGCTGCTGACCTTAAGAAGCATGTTATCAAGCCTGTCATCCCTGAGAAGTACCTTGATGAGAAGACCATCTTCCACCTTAACCCTTCAGGCCGATTTGTCATTGGTGGCCCTCATGGTGATGCAGGTCTCACTGGACGTAAAATCATCATCGACACTTATGGTGGCTGGGGAGCCCATGGTGGTGGTGCTTTTTCTGGAAAGGACCCTACGAAGGTGGACAGGAGTGGTGCCTACATTGTTAGGCAAGCTGCCAAGAGTATTGTCGCCAATGGGCTTGCTCGCAGGTGCCTCGTTCAGGTCTCTTATGCCATTGGTGTGCCTGAGCCTTTGTCAGTCTTTGTTGACACATATGGGACCGGAAAAATTCCTGACAAGGAGATCCTCAAGCTTGTAAAAGAGACCTTCGACTTCAGGCCTGGAATGATAACTATTAACCTGGACCTCAAGAGGGGAGGCAATGGTAGATTTTTGAAGACTGCTGCCTATGGACACTTCGGAAGAGATGATTCAGACTTTACCTGGGAGGTTGTGAAGCCCCTCAAGTGGGAGAAGCCCCAATCTTAA